Proteins encoded within one genomic window of Corynebacterium aurimucosum:
- a CDS encoding fumarylacetoacetate hydrolase family protein, whose protein sequence is MKLATLRTSFGTCAIRIDGPNVGTELDFEDVGELLASPDWRKAAQLSGEPVVFDNADLAPVLPNPGKIICVGVNYAKHAREMGRELPTQPTLFIKFPEALTGPFDDVYIPDYATKKLDYEGELAVVMGRRAHQVSVKDALDYVAGYAIMNDYTLRDYQRATTQFHAGKSFYRTAGFGPWLTTADEWAPGKAARLRTSVDGDVRQDDNTDDLIFSVAELIAFCSSLYPLNPGDVIATGTPEGVGFVRGEQALLGDGSRTRISIEGLGEIENITRFGEPPAAGGCGEGCICHGR, encoded by the coding sequence ATGAAGCTCGCTACTCTCCGCACCAGTTTTGGCACCTGCGCTATCCGTATTGACGGCCCCAACGTGGGCACCGAACTGGATTTTGAGGATGTCGGCGAATTGCTGGCCAGTCCAGACTGGCGTAAAGCCGCGCAGCTCTCCGGCGAGCCGGTGGTTTTTGACAACGCCGACCTCGCCCCCGTCCTCCCGAACCCGGGCAAGATTATCTGCGTTGGCGTCAACTACGCCAAGCATGCGCGGGAGATGGGGAGAGAACTTCCCACACAGCCCACGCTCTTCATCAAGTTCCCGGAGGCTCTGACCGGCCCCTTCGACGATGTCTATATTCCGGACTATGCCACGAAGAAACTGGACTATGAAGGAGAGCTCGCCGTAGTCATGGGCCGCCGCGCGCACCAGGTGAGCGTGAAAGATGCGCTGGATTACGTGGCCGGCTATGCCATTATGAACGACTACACTCTGCGCGATTATCAGCGCGCAACCACGCAGTTCCACGCCGGCAAATCCTTCTACCGCACCGCTGGATTTGGACCATGGTTGACCACGGCTGATGAATGGGCCCCGGGCAAAGCCGCACGGCTTAGGACGAGCGTCGACGGCGACGTGCGCCAAGATGACAACACTGATGATCTCATCTTCTCCGTGGCCGAGCTCATCGCCTTCTGTTCCTCCCTCTACCCTCTTAATCCGGGCGATGTCATTGCCACCGGCACCCCGGAAGGCGTGGGCTTCGTGCGCGGTGAACAGGCGCTGCTGGGCGACGGCTCCCGCACCCGCATCAGCATCGAAGGTCTTGGGGAAATCGAAAACATCACGCGCTTCGGTGAGCCACCCGCTGCTGGTGGCTGCGGCGAAGGCTGTATCTGTCACGGCCGTTAA
- a CDS encoding 50S ribosomal protein L25/general stress protein Ctc, whose translation MASERPVVKAEVRSEFGKGFARRLRAAGKVPGVVYGHAVDVLHFAVDRLEMTAVVRNQGVNAVFELELEGEQHLVMVKHIDQNVLTFDIDHIDLLSIKRGEKVEVEVPLAIEGEPAPGLMFIQDADVLLVESDVLNIPEEIAVSIAGLEDGTVVTAGDITLPEGTTLVAEEDTVIVSISEPEVDEDVEAAAEAAEEGGAEAGAESTDEGASEEKKDEE comes from the coding sequence ATGGCTTCTGAGCGCCCCGTAGTGAAGGCTGAAGTCCGTTCTGAGTTTGGCAAGGGCTTCGCTCGCCGTCTGCGCGCTGCCGGCAAGGTCCCGGGCGTTGTCTACGGCCACGCCGTCGACGTTCTGCACTTCGCCGTTGACCGTCTGGAAATGACCGCAGTCGTCCGTAACCAAGGTGTTAACGCCGTGTTCGAGCTGGAGCTCGAGGGCGAGCAGCACCTCGTCATGGTCAAGCACATCGACCAAAACGTCCTGACCTTCGACATCGACCACATCGACCTGCTCTCCATTAAGCGTGGCGAGAAGGTTGAGGTTGAGGTTCCGCTCGCCATCGAGGGCGAGCCGGCTCCGGGCCTCATGTTCATCCAGGATGCCGACGTGCTGCTGGTCGAGTCCGACGTACTCAACATTCCGGAAGAGATCGCCGTGTCCATCGCGGGTCTCGAGGATGGCACCGTGGTCACCGCTGGCGACATCACCCTGCCGGAGGGCACCACCCTCGTGGCCGAGGAAGACACCGTCATCGTCTCCATCTCCGAGCCGGAGGTTGATGAGGACGTCGAGGCTGCTGCTGAGGCTGCCGAGGAAGGCGGCGCTGAGGCTGGCGCCGAGTCCACCGATGAGGGAGCTTCCGAGGAGAAGAAGGACGAGGAGTAA
- a CDS encoding PepSY domain-containing protein translates to MTLRSRFTAAGLALCTSTALVACSSDKEADPAPTPTPAPVETVTETAAATDTDADDDDRDDDRDDADAQQPADTAGAGATGNTENSGMLSGDEAFEKALAHAGVDAQAVTEKEVDYDDGDDGKGPHWEIEFKANGQEHELDVDAASGAVTQHEVD, encoded by the coding sequence ATGACTCTTCGTTCCCGCTTCACCGCCGCCGGCCTTGCTCTCTGCACCAGCACCGCGCTGGTTGCCTGTTCTTCGGATAAAGAGGCCGATCCCGCCCCGACGCCGACTCCCGCGCCTGTGGAAACCGTGACGGAAACAGCCGCAGCGACAGACACGGATGCGGACGACGATGACCGTGATGACGATCGCGACGATGCCGATGCTCAGCAACCTGCGGACACGGCTGGCGCTGGGGCCACTGGAAACACAGAAAACTCCGGGATGCTCAGCGGCGACGAAGCATTCGAGAAAGCCTTAGCCCACGCCGGCGTTGATGCCCAGGCCGTCACGGAAAAGGAAGTCGACTACGACGATGGCGACGACGGCAAGGGCCCGCACTGGGAGATTGAATTCAAGGCCAACGGCCAGGAACACGAGCTGGATGTCGACGCCGCCAGCGGAGCGGTAACGCAACACGAGGTTGACTGA
- the pth gene encoding aminoacyl-tRNA hydrolase has protein sequence MGSVTSSPFLVVGLGNPGPKYAGTRHNIGFDVADELAHELLTSFSVHKKTNTDVAEARRGDTKVIVAKPRSFMNLSGGPIKALAQYFNVPHDHIIVVHDELELDFAAIKRRLGGGDHGHNGLRSTTKSLGTKDYQRLSVGIGRPPGRMDPAAFVLKPWSKQEAQEIPIVCADAVDEILRALD, from the coding sequence ATGGGCAGCGTGACTTCTTCTCCCTTTCTCGTCGTTGGTCTAGGAAACCCCGGACCGAAGTACGCCGGTACCCGCCACAACATTGGCTTTGACGTGGCTGATGAACTAGCCCACGAGCTGCTGACTTCCTTTTCCGTTCATAAGAAGACAAACACGGATGTCGCCGAAGCACGGCGTGGGGACACCAAGGTGATCGTCGCCAAGCCGCGCAGCTTTATGAACTTGTCCGGCGGCCCCATCAAGGCCCTTGCCCAGTACTTCAACGTTCCGCATGATCACATCATCGTTGTCCACGATGAGCTGGAGCTTGACTTCGCCGCCATCAAGCGACGCCTCGGCGGCGGGGACCACGGCCACAATGGCCTGCGCTCCACCACGAAGTCTTTGGGCACTAAGGACTATCAGCGACTTTCAGTGGGCATCGGCCGACCACCTGGCCGAATGGACCCAGCCGCGTTTGTTCTCAAGCCGTGGAGCAAACAGGAAGCCCAAGAGATTCCCATCGTCTGTGCTGATGCGGTGGATGAGATTCTTCGCGCGTTAGACTAG